The Candidatus Acidiferrales bacterium genome window below encodes:
- the ggt gene encoding gamma-glutamyltransferase produces MKSLVFAAISCAAAAIFCLTIFCLTGAIASAQAQQQTQPQPREFSPAGEIQNPSWPPTAVRGAHAMVVSDEALGSEAGVEILKKGGNAVDAAVAVGFALAVVEPEAGNIGGGGFMLVRMADGRTKFVDYREEAPKRATRDMYLGADGNIVPGRSTTGYLSVGVPGTVAGMALAVKTFGKLTLAEDMAPAIRLAREGFPLGEKLAGSLSRSADRLGQFPESKKIFLNGGQLCHAGDIFRQPVLAATLERIAKNGPSEFYEGKTAKDLTAQMAENGGLISTADLASYHAKLRDPLVGSYHERGNQWTVITSPPPSSGGIAILEALNILAPYELKSWDDAQSVHLVVEAMRRVFADRATFLGDSDFTHVPIAGLLNEKYAAERRATIDPEEATSSAQIGAGNPAPFDSAASTPAGSANLEPIEQLSREDAAAWITAEAKKNHTTHYSVVDADGNAASNTYTLNDSYGSAVTSTDGFLLNDEMDDFTSAPGKPNMFGLLQSEANAIAPGHRPLSSMVPTIVLRNGQLSFVTGSPGGPRIISATLLSVLNWGWLGMDAQQAINAPRFHQQWMPDVVLIEPTFPDAVAQQLVQHGYHLAPRRGWIGEVEAIGVDPKTGERLGAPDPRRQGAARGY; encoded by the coding sequence ATGAAGTCACTCGTTTTTGCGGCAATTTCATGCGCCGCTGCCGCAATTTTTTGCCTGACCATTTTCTGCCTCACGGGGGCGATTGCCTCCGCGCAGGCGCAACAGCAAACGCAGCCGCAGCCGCGCGAATTTTCGCCCGCGGGCGAAATTCAGAATCCCAGCTGGCCTCCCACCGCCGTGCGCGGCGCGCACGCCATGGTCGTCAGCGACGAAGCGCTTGGCTCCGAGGCGGGCGTGGAAATTTTGAAGAAAGGCGGCAACGCCGTGGACGCGGCGGTCGCCGTGGGCTTCGCTCTCGCGGTCGTTGAGCCGGAAGCGGGCAATATCGGCGGCGGTGGATTCATGCTCGTGCGCATGGCCGATGGACGCACGAAATTCGTCGACTATCGCGAAGAAGCACCGAAGCGCGCCACGCGGGATATGTACCTTGGCGCTGACGGCAATATCGTTCCCGGCCGCTCGACCACCGGATATCTCTCCGTCGGCGTTCCGGGCACGGTCGCGGGCATGGCGCTCGCGGTGAAAACTTTCGGCAAGTTGACGCTCGCGGAAGATATGGCGCCGGCGATTCGGCTGGCGCGGGAAGGCTTTCCGCTCGGCGAGAAACTCGCGGGTTCGCTCAGCCGCTCCGCCGACCGCCTCGGACAATTTCCCGAGAGCAAGAAAATTTTCCTGAATGGCGGGCAGCTCTGTCATGCGGGCGATATTTTCCGCCAGCCCGTGCTTGCCGCGACGCTCGAGCGCATCGCGAAAAACGGCCCGAGCGAATTTTACGAAGGCAAGACGGCGAAAGATCTGACGGCGCAAATGGCTGAGAACGGCGGCTTGATCAGCACGGCCGATCTCGCCAGCTATCACGCGAAATTGCGCGATCCGCTTGTCGGCTCCTATCACGAGCGCGGAAATCAGTGGACGGTCATCACCAGTCCGCCGCCAAGCTCCGGCGGGATCGCCATTCTCGAAGCGCTGAATATTCTCGCGCCCTATGAGCTGAAGTCGTGGGATGACGCGCAGTCCGTGCATCTGGTCGTCGAGGCCATGCGCCGCGTTTTCGCAGATCGCGCGACGTTTCTCGGCGATTCCGATTTCACGCACGTCCCCATCGCCGGACTTTTGAACGAGAAATACGCCGCCGAGCGCCGCGCGACAATCGATCCCGAAGAAGCGACATCGAGCGCGCAAATCGGCGCCGGAAATCCCGCGCCGTTTGACAGCGCTGCGAGTACGCCGGCGGGAAGCGCGAACCTCGAGCCGATCGAACAACTTTCGCGCGAAGATGCCGCCGCGTGGATTACTGCCGAAGCAAAGAAAAATCACACGACGCATTATTCCGTCGTCGACGCGGACGGCAACGCGGCCTCCAATACGTATACGCTGAATGACAGCTACGGCTCGGCCGTGACTTCGACGGACGGCTTTCTGCTCAACGATGAAATGGACGATTTCACCAGCGCGCCGGGCAAGCCGAATATGTTCGGCCTGCTGCAATCGGAAGCCAACGCCATCGCGCCCGGTCATCGCCCGCTGAGTTCCATGGTGCCGACCATCGTGTTGCGCAATGGCCAGCTCAGCTTCGTCACTGGCTCTCCGGGCGGCCCGCGCATTATTTCCGCGACGCTGCTCAGCGTTCTCAACTGGGGCTGGCTGGGCATGGACGCGCAGCAGGCTATCAACGCGCCGCGCTTCCATCAGCAATGGATGCCGGACGTCGTTCTGATCGAGCCGACATTTCCGGACGCTGTCGCGCAGCAACTGGTGCAGCACGGCTATCATCTGGCGCCGCGGCGCGGATGGATCGGCGAAGTTGAAGCGATTGGCGTTGATCCGAAAACGGGCGAGCGCCTTGGCGCGCCCGACCCGCGCAGGCAGGGCGCTGCGCGCGGCTATTGA
- the asnS gene encoding asparagine--tRNA ligase, translating into MPVVAIEHAGQHVGQEITVRGWLYNLRESGKLLFPIFRDGTGIIQGVISLKEHADAFNAAKGLTQESSVIVTGKVAAEPRAPGGYELHVSAVEILQRVPEANPYPIQLKEHGVDFLLDQRHLWIRTPRQASILRIRAEAERAARNFMDSQGYTLTDAPIFTPAACEGTTTLFEVDYIDDQKAYLTQSGQLYVEATAAALGKVYCFGPTFRAEKSKTRRHLTEFWMLEPEAAYAHLDDMMILGEGLVSAMVQACVKNRARELEMLKRDVAKLEKIEPPFPRILYEEAIKVLNENGNAAKFGDDFGGDEETIISRNFDKPVIIHRYPAAMKAFYMATDAARPELSLSFDMIAPEGYGEIIGGGERLSSYETVIERLRQHNLPEESFQWYLDLRRYGSVPHAGFGLGLERTVAWICGTEHIREVIPFPRMLYRVYP; encoded by the coding sequence ATGCCGGTTGTGGCAATCGAACATGCGGGACAGCACGTGGGACAGGAAATTACCGTCCGCGGCTGGCTCTACAATCTGCGCGAATCCGGCAAACTGCTTTTCCCCATTTTTCGCGACGGCACAGGAATCATTCAGGGTGTCATTTCACTGAAGGAACATGCGGACGCGTTCAACGCAGCGAAAGGCTTGACGCAGGAATCGAGCGTCATCGTGACGGGCAAAGTTGCCGCGGAGCCGCGCGCGCCGGGCGGATACGAATTGCACGTCAGTGCAGTGGAAATTTTGCAGCGTGTGCCGGAAGCGAATCCGTATCCGATTCAGCTCAAAGAGCACGGCGTCGATTTTCTGCTCGACCAGCGTCATTTGTGGATTCGCACGCCTCGTCAGGCGTCCATTTTGCGCATTCGTGCGGAGGCGGAGCGCGCGGCGCGGAATTTCATGGACTCGCAAGGCTACACGCTCACGGATGCGCCGATTTTTACGCCGGCGGCATGCGAAGGAACGACGACGCTTTTCGAAGTGGATTACATTGACGATCAGAAAGCGTATCTCACGCAGTCCGGCCAGCTTTACGTGGAAGCGACGGCGGCGGCGCTTGGGAAAGTCTATTGCTTTGGGCCGACCTTTCGTGCGGAGAAATCGAAGACGCGCCGACACCTGACGGAATTCTGGATGCTCGAACCGGAAGCGGCTTATGCGCATCTGGATGATATGATGATTCTGGGCGAAGGGCTTGTGAGCGCGATGGTGCAGGCGTGCGTGAAAAATCGCGCGCGCGAACTGGAAATGCTGAAGCGCGACGTCGCCAAACTTGAAAAAATCGAGCCGCCCTTTCCGCGCATCCTGTATGAAGAGGCGATCAAAGTTCTGAACGAAAACGGGAATGCAGCGAAATTTGGCGACGACTTCGGCGGCGACGAAGAAACGATCATTTCGAGAAACTTCGACAAGCCGGTCATCATTCACCGTTATCCCGCAGCGATGAAAGCCTTCTACATGGCGACGGACGCCGCGCGGCCGGAGCTTTCGCTAAGCTTCGACATGATTGCGCCGGAAGGCTACGGCGAAATCATTGGCGGCGGCGAGCGCCTGTCGAGCTACGAGACGGTGATCGAGCGGCTGCGCCAGCACAATCTGCCGGAGGAATCGTTCCAGTGGTATCTGGACCTGCGGCGCTACGGGAGCGTTCCGCACGCGGGATTTGGGCTGGGCCTGGAACGCACAGTGGCGTGGATTTGCGGAACGGAACACATTCGCGAAGTAATTCCGTTCCCTCGCATGTTGTACCGGGTCTATCCTTAG
- a CDS encoding sugar phosphate isomerase/epimerase family protein yields MQRVLSTYRYCTQPLTSALLAEIGQAGISQVEIYCTPVHLNYRSTQAIRTLSEWIGEHGLTIHSLHSPTERDLLPGKRESGIPISISDPERVRRLDAVDEVKRTLEIAEQIPFKYLVQHIGGGREAHDPRKLDAAFNSLEHLTIFAKQRGVAILLENTLGELSAPATLRHFVADTRLDLKFCFDIGHAHIEDGVELSFETMRDLVATIHVHDNHGEKDEHLAPYSGNIDWDAALGAVASPENSLPFVLELREQSAQAPSLADATAAFEKLEQALAAKRSAAHN; encoded by the coding sequence ATGCAACGCGTCCTCTCAACGTATCGCTATTGCACGCAGCCGCTGACCTCCGCGCTGCTCGCTGAGATTGGGCAGGCGGGGATCAGCCAGGTCGAAATCTATTGCACGCCCGTGCACCTGAATTACCGCTCGACGCAGGCGATTCGCACTTTATCGGAATGGATTGGCGAGCACGGATTGACGATTCACTCTCTGCATTCGCCGACGGAACGCGATTTGCTTCCCGGCAAGCGCGAGAGCGGAATTCCGATTTCGATTTCCGATCCAGAACGCGTCCGGCGGCTCGATGCGGTGGATGAAGTGAAGCGCACGCTGGAAATCGCGGAGCAAATTCCGTTCAAATATCTGGTGCAGCACATCGGCGGCGGACGCGAAGCGCACGACCCGCGAAAACTCGACGCGGCGTTCAATTCGCTGGAGCATCTGACGATTTTTGCGAAGCAGCGCGGCGTGGCGATTTTGCTGGAAAACACGCTGGGCGAATTGAGCGCGCCGGCGACGCTGCGGCATTTTGTCGCCGACACGCGATTGGATTTGAAATTCTGTTTCGACATTGGCCATGCGCACATCGAAGATGGCGTTGAGCTCAGCTTCGAAACGATGCGCGATCTGGTGGCCACGATTCACGTGCACGACAATCACGGCGAAAAGGACGAGCATCTCGCGCCCTATAGCGGAAACATCGACTGGGACGCGGCGCTTGGGGCTGTCGCTTCGCCGGAAAATTCTTTGCCGTTTGTCTTGGAACTCCGCGAGCAGTCCGCGCAAGCACCGTCGCTTGCTGACGCGACGGCGGCCTTCGAAAAACTCGAACAAGCTCTCGCGGCAAAACGCTCCGCCGCGCATAATTGA